In Chiloscyllium plagiosum isolate BGI_BamShark_2017 chromosome 26, ASM401019v2, whole genome shotgun sequence, one genomic interval encodes:
- the LOC122563082 gene encoding CXADR-like membrane protein — protein MWTLILFICSIPVSGALWAEKNAMGILGRAITISCHYEARRYQPSMKYWCHGWTRQCKVIATTNWPNGRISINNKTQGIFLVTITNLQWGDAGWYSCGIETPGLDPMFNVKLNISDEAVSVPGLQYLSQTNVSCSGGSVTVSCESAQGSLPIHYTWSEKMPSQDSKISYTNKLDLHCQSFTQRHHQYYCTASNTQGTKSSEIVHVSVNKVREKNCSYRIQTNSIITLPGM, from the exons TTTCAGGTGCTTTATGGGCAGAAAAAAATGCAATGGGAATTTTGGGAAGAGCGATCACAATATCTTGTCACTATGAAGCACGGAGGTACCAGCCAAGCATGAAATATTGGTGTCATGGATGGACTCGTCAGTGTAAGGTTATAGCAACGACAAATTGGCCAAATGGGAGAATATCAATCAATAACAAAACACAAGGAATATTTCTTGTCACAATCACGAATCTTCAATGGGGAGATGCAGGATGGTACAGCTGTGGGATCGAGACTCCTGGCCTTGACCCAATGTTTAATGTAAAGCTGAACATCTCTGACG AAGCCGTTTCTGTTCCTGGGCTTCAATATTTATCCCAAACAAATGTCTCATGTTCTGGGGGTTCAGTGACAGTCTCCTGTGAGTCTGCCCAGGGATCCCTCCCCATTCACTACACATGGTCTGAGAAGATGCCATCTCAAGATTCAAAGATCTCTTACACCAATAAACTGGATCTACATTGTCAATCCTTCACACAGCGACATCATCAATATTACTGCACAGCCTCAAATACTCAGGGAACAAAATCCAGTGAAATTGTTCATGTGTCAGTCAACAAGGTAAGAGAGAAGAACTGCAGTTACAGGATACAGACCAACAGCATCA TTACGTTGCCTGGGATGTGA